The genomic stretch CCCGCCCATCCACCACGACGCCGGTCCAGCGCCCGGCGGCATGCAACCCTCGTACTACAACCAGGGCGGCGGCCAGCCAGAGTACTACGGCGCCAGCCCCAACCCGTACCAACAACAGGGCCAGTATGGTCCTCCGCAGGGTCAATATGGTCCCCCGCAAGGACAGTACGGTCAGCAGATGCAGTATC from Pyrenophora tritici-repentis strain M4 chromosome 1, whole genome shotgun sequence encodes the following:
- a CDS encoding CYSTM multi-domain protein → MQPSYYNQGGGQPEYYGASPNPYQQQGQYGPPQGQYGPPQGQYGQQMQYQQGPPPPGGYYQDDRRQGGGGGGLFAGLCAGLACCCCLDCLF